The following proteins come from a genomic window of Theileria equi strain WA chromosome 2 map unlocalized gcontig_1105316255037, whole genome shotgun sequence:
- a CDS encoding 50S ribosomal protein L1p, putative (encoded by transcript BEWA_043470A) translates to MLYLLSSVLYFTIVVTYIANKHQYFLVHCYLFSNYDYISTNRPPLAKSPLIYASDNVSVRRRPKRPKNKVITQEELDIFVEQARNTNLPESEINEYLADYTIEKSAKKVKSADKAKRDSTPKILPKRLKRHLSILPEKHVEYRLEEAIDRIKVISGCKFVEGLDVAIRIPLTKKRSRSTAGSYSKLITLPYPSLKSKRSKVGVFADKDICEAVLNLGFSNVSFAGGVELIEKIKSEDKLPDVNLVLSDAKTFHKLSIIGKLLGRRGLMPSIDIGTCMETKTDILERVNDIANKNTFVMKSDKTGDIKCNFADVSMPTEQIRANLLELVRILRKRKPPYSSQKFISKIFISSSMGPSFMLSTKEVGSARGFIR, encoded by the exons ATGCTATATTTATTAAGTTCTGTACTTTATTTTACCATTGTAGTGACTTATATAGCGAATAAACATCAATACTTTCTTGTTCACTGTTATTTGTTTTCAAATTATGATTACATTTCAACTAATAGACCTCCATTAGCGAAATCACCGCTAATATATGCCTCAGATAACGTTTCAGTAAGAAGGCGGCCTAAACGTCCAAAAAATAAAGTTATTACTCAGGAGGAGTTAGATATATTTGTAGAGCAAGCTAGGAACACTAATTTGCCAGAAAGTGAAATTAATGAATATTTGGCAGATTATACTATAGAAAAGTCGGCTAAGAAAGTAAAATCAGCGGATAAAGCTAAAAGGGATAGCactccaaaaattttaccAAAGAGATTAAAGAGACACTTGTCTATATTACCAGAGAAACATGTTGAATATAGGCTCGAAGAGGCAATAGATCGCATAAAAGTTATAAGTGGatgcaaatttgtagaGGGTTTAGATGTTGCAATAAGGATTCCGTTGACTAAAAAGAGATCTAGATCCACAGCGGGTAGTTATTCAAAGCTGATTACGCTGCCTTATCCTTCTTTAAAATCTAAACGCTCTAAAGTTGGTGTTTTCGCTGATAAAGATATATGTGAAGCTGTACTAAATTTAG GATTTTCTAACGTATCTTTTGCCGGAGGTGTTGAACTTATTGAGAAAATTAAGAGCGAAGACAAACTTCCTGATGTGAATTTAGTGTTGTCGGATGCAAAAACATTTCACAAATTGTCAATTATAGGGAAGTTGCTAGGAAGACGAGGGTTGATGCCATCCATTGATATTGGCACATGTATGGAAACTAAGACAGATATTTTGGAAAGAGTTAATGATATTGCTAATAAAAATACCTTTGTTATGAAATCGGATAAAACGGGTGATATTAAATGTAATTTTGCCGACGTTTCAATGCCTACAGAACAAATCCGTGCAAACTTGTTGGAACTTGTTAGAATATTGAGAAAGAGGAAGCCTCCTTATAGTTCACAGAAATTTATTTCAAAAATCtttatttcttcttctaTGGGTCCATCGTTTATGTTAAGCACTAAGGAAGTTGGTTCCGCTAGAGGATTTATAAGGTGA
- a CDS encoding hypothetical protein (encoded by transcript BEWA_043480A): MTLRIDDKSRHLYLNVGNATISYTDLRLRKEEIESDGISNMNLEVESVEGGEIDEGIVPELDLNRLHKHNDVTSSIGSRTSGGESVISYLNKITLELQDKLNTVRADYQVNLSNSSIKTSSRRSGARISRIVSNNHTEDSTRNARPPRENRMLYHENDISGCVHAKSTTFEDSKLLSEDETGSAIEFQGYKEARDFNTHSTLNRNKYIISTNDTSHECDKYGSIMAINVNKSSNSTEQDEIPIIGTMSNMPSGFYNKHTNSLKGLENSDIDINHENAKPTINLNDEECDEDNAIEEDLNEHKYRNSVSKYKHLTLQELRSLELKNVNENKSDCYECNVLFGSSKGARSNSVNEEVSNNVDLQSAQDTSDITNKGNTGIETCEELFANTMDSKIEVKNISECSLDHLIKLSKVSEKYALLHDKIVSFGGENYGNFTTVGYNLSHTENTNKCIPKPWFEYPLVEKLKPIKNDVYNVFNDSRESKILPLEIDKYTKEIEKYIHEQATYRLDIEDHDRHNVMDPFLEYERVKDENKDLQDTEWAKYGRPISKQCRIAKHGR; the protein is encoded by the coding sequence ATGACTCTTAGAATAGATGATAAAAGTCGtcatttgtatttaaatGTGGGCAACGCAACAATCTCATATACAGATTTAAGGTTGAGGAAAGAAGAGATCGAATCAGATGGCATATCGAACATGAACTTAGAGGTAGAAAGTGTTGAAGGTGGAGAAATTGACGAAGGCATTGTGCCTGAGTTAGACTTAAATAGATTACACAAACATAATGATGTAACTTCTAGCATAGGATCACGTACTTCTGGTGGTGAATCGGTAATTTCTTACCTGAATAAAATAACACTAGAACTCCAAGATAAGCTAAATACCGTTAGAGCGGATTATCAGGTCAACCTAAGTAACTCCTCTATTAAAACATCTAGTCGCCGCAGTGGAGCTAGAATCTCCCGTATAGTCTCTAATAATCATACTGAGGACAGTACACGAAATGCTAGGCCACCCAGAGAAAATAGAATGTTATATCatgaaaatgatattaGTGGCTGTGTACATGCTAAATCAACGACGTTTGAAGATTCCAAATTATTATCTGAGGATGAAACTGGATCTGCAATTGAATTCCAAGGGTATAAAGAAGCTAGAGATTTCAATACACATTCAACCTTAAATCGCAATAAATATATTATAAGTACGAATGATACATCACATGAGTGTGACAAATATGGTTCCATTATGGCAATAAATGTCAATAAATCATCTAATTCAACAGAACAAGACGAAATTCCCATTATTGGTACTATGTCAAATATGCCATCAGGTTTTTACAATAAGCATACCAATAGTCTCAAAGGATTAGAAAATAGTGACATAGATATAAACCACGAGAACGCCAAGCCTACGATCaatttaaatgatgaagaatgtgaTGAGGATAATGCAATAGAAGAAGATCTGAATGAGCACAAATATAGGAATAGCGtttcaaaatacaaacatcTTACTCTACAGGAACTTAGAAGTCTAGAGCTAAAAAACGTCAATGAGAATAAGTCAGATTGTTACGAATGTAATGTATTGTTCGGCTCTTCCAAGGGTGCAAGATCAAATTCTGTTAATGAGGAAGTTAGTAATAACGTGGATCTCCAATCAGCACAAGATACTTCTGATATAACCAACAAAGGCAACACAGGTATAGAAACTTGCGAAGAACTCTTCGCTAACACCATGGATAGTAAAATTGAGGTGAAGAATATAAGTGAATGCAGCCTAGACCATCTCATCAAATTGTCCAAAGTAAGCGAAAAATATGCTCTTCTTCATGACAAAATAGTATCATTTGGAGGTgaaaattatggaaattttacaaCAGTTGGATATAATCTATCGCACACTGAAAATACGAACAAGTGCATACCCAAGCCCTGGTTTGAATATCCACTGGTAGAAAAATTAAAGCCCATCAAGAATGATGTGTACAATGTATTTAATGACTCTAGGGAATCAAAGATATTACCTCTAGAAATAGACAAATATACTAAGGAGATAGAGAAGTATATACATGAACAGGCCACTTACAGACTTGATATTGAGGACCATGACCGCCATAATGTCATGGATCCATTCTTAGAATATGAGAGGGTAAAGGATGAGAATAAAGATCTCCAAGACACAGAATGGGCAAAATATGGTAGGCCAATCTCCAAACAATGTCGTATTGCCAAACATGGGCGTTAA
- a CDS encoding hypothetical protein (encoded by transcript BEWA_043490A) — MGSSNTLESDMPYSGNSASQILKSSRHKILPPRIFSFFDENESSSHRLWNSMLGTLNYENLNKFNKSPDRSSKFDKENQNWNSYTSDCNINGSDITPVNTSGLTNINYQNGLQKSKNNFGGFHTNGYLSSQVTEISGYSDGSGTVKMSFNKSFDTDNSTSPMESRDSRNSPTRDMYSADIMDHKSVYRKDLPKHNTYLNNHFSISTSHSITSENPLLKHSSSIRSNKSSDNSINSTGCPNDSDTTDMNDMHYSNDSRIIQSKGKHIIATVHNVWNSESCNSANTLSVKKDDKVELIARCDDWIYVKMMNPNSTDVYGWIPEYTLVESELLSRKFYNTSAERHFKSL; from the coding sequence atgGGCTCCTCAAATACGCTGGAATCCGATATGCCTTACTCGGGCAATTCGGCTTCGCAAATTCTCAAATCGTCTAGGCATAAAATATTACCTCCGAGGattttttcattctttgatgaaaatgaaagTTCAAGTCATCGTTTATGGAATAGTATGTTAGGCACACTAAATTATGAAAACTTAAATAAATTTAACAAGTCTCCCGATAGAAGCTCAAAATTCGATAAAGAGAACCAAAATTGGAATTCGTATACTTCAGATTGTAACATTAATGGGTCTGATATAACACCTGTAAATACTAGTGGATTAACCAACATCAACTATCAAAATGGATTGCAAAAGTCAAAAAACAATTTTGGTGGATTTCACACAAACGGTTATTTGAGTTCCCAAGTTACAGAAATTTCTGGATATTCCGATGGTAGTGGGACTGTGAAAATGTCCTTCAATAAATCATTTGATACGGATAATTCCACGTCACCCATGGAAAGCCGTGATAGTAGAAATTCCCCAACCAGAGATATGTATAGCGCTGATATAATGGATCATAAGTCAGTATATAGAAAGGATCTCCCTAAGCACAATACGTACTTGAACAACCATTTTAGCATTAGTACAAGCCATTCAATAACCTCAGAAAATCCTcttttaaaacattcaAGCTCTATTAGGTCCAATAAATCTTCAGATAACTCAATAAACTCTACGGGTTGTCCAAATGACAGTGATACTACGGACATGAACGATATGCATTACTCAAATGATAGCAGGATTATACAGTCAAAGGGAAAACATATAATTGCAACGGTGCATAACGTCTGGAATTCGGAAAGTTGTAATTCTGCGAATACGCTTAGTGTTAaaaaagatgataaagtaGAGTTAATCGCTAGGTGTGATGATTGGATTTACgtaaaaatgatgaacCCGAACTCCACTGACGTTTATGGATGGATTCCAGAATATACTCTGGTTGAATCAGAGCTACTATCgagaaaattttataacACAAGTGCAGAAAGGCACTTTAAATCATTGTAA
- a CDS encoding conserved hypothetical protein (encoded by transcript BEWA_043500A), with protein sequence MDALADKVGNLDILPKKGVDLDQSPEFPLVYKDTFVVRSSEEGFKTEYDVIVIRFSDSWQLFLTHDQNISTWLCTHNNPSNVDVSSVSVLLGDRTQEYYQVYGRNFIKILVKCLENSGKIEKYSPQRITLIAALNLKVNNPLVNKMPRIKVQKLSSKSWKK encoded by the exons ATGGATGCACTTGCAGATAAAGTGGGTAATTTGGATATTCTACCAAAGAAGGGAGTGGATCTTGACCAATCTCCGGAATTTCCTCTAGTATACAAGGATACCTTTGTTGTTAGATCCAGTGAAGAAG GGTTTAAAACAGAATACGATGTAATAGTAATAAGATTCTCCGATTCATGGCAACTTTTCCTGACTCATGACCAGAATATCTCAACATGG CTATGTACTCATAATAATCCCTCAAATGTAGATGTATCGTCCGTCAGTGTTCTATTAGGGGATAG GACTCAAGAATACTACCAAGTTTATGGTAGAAatttcattaaaatcctAGTGAAGTGTTTGGAAAATTCCGGAAAGATCGAAAAATACTCTCCACAAA GAATAACTCTGATTGCGGCTCTGAATCTAAAGGTAAATAATCCTCTAGTTAACAAAATGCCCAGGATAAAAGTCCAGAAACTTTCAAGCAAATCATGGAAAAAGTAA
- a CDS encoding hypothetical protein (encoded by transcript BEWA_043510A), translating to MNTQSARSEQVVVVDATTPENRDRGCDLKNTREKQYLSYYIYSDHRDFALKTPFHLTGPNFECLLPKFYARNTHEQEDEQFFLHESSGEMASPMIVNHELKIFNLDVDIGRTFQWSNCVYYNDSFSIDKNAVSKGKKKQHKYKFKLPHFLRKLI from the coding sequence ATGAACACTCAAAGTGCTAGATCCGAGCAAGTTGTGGTTGTTGACGCTACAACTCCAGAAAATAGGGACCGTGGATGTGACCTCAAGAATACCAGAGAAAAACAATACCTATCCTATTACATATATTCTGATCACAGAGACTTTGCGTTAAAAACGCCTTTTCATCTTACTGGACCGAATTTTGAATGCCTACTACCAAAATTCTATGCTAGAAATACACACGAACAAGAGGATGAACAATTTTTTTTGCATGAAAGCTCCGGAGAAATGGCGTCACCAATGATTGTAAATCACGAGCTGAAGATTTTTAATTTGGACGTTGACATTGGCAGGACATTTCAGTGGAGCAACTGTGTCTACTACAATGACAGTTTTAGCATCGACAAGAATGCAGTCTCAAAAGGCAAGAAGAAGCAACACAAATACAAATTCAAATTGCCTCATTTTCTGAGGAAATTAATTTAG
- a CDS encoding conserved hypothetical protein (encoded by transcript BEWA_043520A), producing MTIDHPELTNSENIRIKDDDKSWFNQIKLYKRPLLHFNKEYNDIYITNKVPLCVYYKRAIQLLRWRLSDLFSLAEKEFISKNNINPKTGSIANKNGITLEYTRQYLHSNSVLYSADARISPKKKCDGALSIYAAGSCITRALYLLQDIFDYVRCVYLEGEAKLNGKVTNIVCEGCRRATEPKFLKESKENTNNSNCKSCKKLVNGYLEDMIRRIIDVSVDTGSIKCVDDVWKFESFEENLETFPKFDLFSSSGAKVTTFERQRIISSIKIAINIPTCLD from the coding sequence ATGACTATTGACCATCCAGAACTTACTAATTCTGAGAATATAAGGATCAaggatgatgataaatcGTGGTTTAACCAGATAAAACTTTACAAACGACCATTATTACATTTTAACAAGGAATACAATGACATTTATATAACAAATAAGGTACCACTGTGTGTTTACTATAAAAGAGCAATACAATTACTGAGATGGCGCCTTTCTGACTTATTTTCTCTTGCGGAGAAGGAATTCATCTCTAAAAACAACATAAATCCGAAAACAGGCTCCATAGCTAATAAAAATGGCATTACATTAGAATATACCAGGCAATATCTCCACAGTAACAGCGTTTTGTATAGCGCCGATGCCCGTATCTCACCGAAAAAAAAATGCGACGGCGCTCTTTCCATTTACGCTGCAGGGTCATGCATAACCAGGGCTCTATATCTTCTACAAGATATTTTCGACTATGTTAGATGTGTTTACTTGGAAGGTGAAGCCAAATTGAATGGCAAAGTCACGAATATCGTTTGTGAAGGTTGTAGGAGAGCGACTGAACCAAAATTTCTTAAAGAATCAAAGGAAAACACAAATAATTCAAATTGTAAAAGCTGTAAGAAACTAGTAAATGGCTATTTGGAAGATATGATAAGGAGAATCATTGATGTTTCTGTAGACACTGGATCCATTAAATGCGTTGATGATGTATGGAAATTTGAATCGTTCGAGGAAAACTTGGAAACTTTTCCCAAGTTTGATTTATTTTCCTCTTCTGGTGCTAAAGTTACTACTTTTGAAAGGCAACGCATCATATCATCAATAAAAATCGCTATAAACATTCCTACTTGCTTGGATTAG
- a CDS encoding hypothetical protein (encoded by transcript BEWA_043530A), producing MCSIPAKTYVNIYGSSKNNICKIVLLNNCGDNICHYLKYKTDFCCNKASKKCGILVEVSEYWDMLRSIRYDGTPRVETHPVITAREMKGASEVSSLISLLQLNDKNEGAKPGSEEMKFVWNNKDTTAILPLSSRQISSNTNKNDLSITEGFSLHIPVISHIHMLIHKYTKDKVN from the exons ATGTGCTCAATACCTGCAAAAACGTACGTTAACATTTATGGAAGTTCCAAAAACAATATATGCAAAATAGTACTACTAAACAATTGTGGAGATAATATTTGCCATTATCTGAAATATAAAACTGATTTTTGCTGCAACAAGGCCTCAAAAAAGTGTGGCATATTAGTAGAAGTTTCAGAGTATTGGGATATGCTAAGGAGTATAAGGTATGATGGCACCCCTAGAGTAGAAACTCATCCAGTAATAACTGCTCGTGAAATGAAAGGTGCAAGTGAGGTATCAAGTCTGATTTCCTTGTTACAACTAAATGACAAAAACGAAGGTGCAAAACCCGGCTCAGAAGAGATGAAGTTTGTCTGGAATAA TAAGGATACAACAGCTATTTTGCCACTTTCTAGTAGACAGATTAGTTCAAATACCAACAAAAATGATCTGAGTATAACAGAAGGATTCAGCTTGCATATACCAGTGATCTCTCATATACACATGCTAATTCACAAATATACAAAGGATAAGGTAAACTAA
- a CDS encoding hypothetical protein (encoded by transcript BEWA_043540A) gives MGGFYNLASVVHIKSAELVEAIKSPSMEFDKKSVLSYMGLFKLFEEDLMVPLIRIMDTSAYNAFLKLSTNYIQATVQLNKTYGYTELVKYDNALADFNTAGSEMSKSLALELPPTCRHGVISTNTFFKSAATKYKEI, from the exons ATGGGAGGTTTTTATAACTTGGCCTCAGTGGTACATATCAAATCAGCAG AACTGGTAGAAGCAATAAAAAGTCCATCCATGGaatttgataaaaaatCGGTATTAAGTTACATGGGTCTATTCAAATTATTTGAGGAGGACCTCATGGTTCCGTTAATTCGAATAATGGATACTTCAGCATATAACGCATTTTTGAAACTATCCACTAACTACATTCAAGCTACAGTCCAATTAAATAAAACTTATGGCTATACTGAGCTTGTAAAGTATGATAATGCGTTGGCAGATTTTAACACTGCTGGAAGTGAAATGAGCAAATCTTTAGCATTGGAGCTTCCACCAACATGTAGACATGGAGTAATTTCCACGAACACGTTCTTCAAATCTGCTGCAACAAAATACAAggaaatataa
- a CDS encoding hypothetical protein (encoded by transcript BEWA_043550A) — MGLGEKDSPRPNVHFTSESPSVYRYDAYSPDYDFIEPYFADNGDSITESADSKEGISSDHPKRTNPSLFYDFLDHVINILSDGSRFNCVRDNDAVVCFSCKPLIKILSTYIDITTLEDIIKQRNTLGICGYVCCNKKLPSDRLDERNRKKSTYKIDFASKKIYKRSIYNSFCSARCIDDNKIINTLVSKSPVETGNITPRAIRSVDNSLILKLHDDVINLPKCMGLNATSLLLASVDINSIITECESKYRMDDIIIKENNTDELYLPQKNDTIETQPEDKKDKCLLLNYDFEDNEKFDFVPNSSPDPTLDLKSNDEIYVNENTENSRDNFNKHTVYVKPESPRSNHLFGKLSIFSMLWYLLSNYITDETKELLNTGFSKHSKNEMFPTALYDACMSFLSENIVKIMDVPIKRLLSTFNTPKNLPKFDQDVQNAIAAFILHTILNNQQFSRIGGYDSNFVDYSFVDFELDSLSHSIKDFLLNTCLLDNESLFILSELINDNI; from the exons ATGGGCCTTGGTGAAAAAGACAGTCCGAGGCCGAATGTACACTTTACCTCTGAAAGTCCGAGTGTATATAGATACGATGCGTACTCACCAGATTATGATTTTATAGAACCCTATTTTGCAGATAATGGAGACAGCATAACTGAATCCGCGGATTCTAAAGAAGGAATCTCATCGGATCACCCGAAAAGAACAAATCCCTCACTTTTCTATGATTTTTTGGATCatgttataaatatattaaGTGATGGAAGTAGATTCAATTGTGTAAGAGATAATGACGCAGTGGTTTGTTTCTCGTGCAAGCCActaataaaaatattatcCACTTATATCGATATTACCACCCTCGAGGATATAATCAAACAAAGAAACACTTTAGGTATTTGTGGATATGTTTGCTGTAACAAGAAACTACCAAGTGATCGTCTAGATGAAAG GAACCGTAAAAAGTCAACGTACAAGATAGATTTTGCCTCGAAAAAGATATACAAACGCTCTATATACAATTCTTTTTGTTCAGCTAGGTGtattgatgataataaaataaTAAATACTCTTGTTTCTAAATCCCCTGTAGAAACTGGAAATATTACTCCAAGAGCTATACGCTCCGTTGATAACTCACTAATATTAAAACTGCACGATGATGTCATAAACCTTCCAAAATGTATGGGTTTGAATGCAACAAGTCTCTTGTTGGCATCCGTTGATATCAATTCAATAATCACGGAATGTGAATCCAAGTATCGCATGGATGATATTATTATCAAGGAGAACAATACAGATGAGTTATACCTTCCTCaaaaaaatgatactatCGAAACCCAACCTGAAGATAAAAAGGATAAATGTTTGCTGTTGAATTATGACTTCGAGGACAACGAGAAGTTTGACTTTGTACCAAACTCTAGTCCTGACCCTACTCTTGATTTGAAGAGTAATGACGAAATATATGTTAACGAGAATACAGAAAATTCGCGCGATAATTTTAACAAACATACCGTCTATGTAAAGCCGGAGTCACCTAGAAGTAATCACTTGTTTGGAAAGCTTAGTATATTCTCAATGTTATGGTACCTCCTTAGCAATTATATCACCGATGAAACAAAAGAGTTACTTAATACAGGCTTTTCAAAACATTCAAAAAACGAG ATGTTTCCAACGGCGTTATACGATGCATGTATGAGTTTTCTGTCAGAAAATATCGTTAAAATTATGGATGTACCAATAAAAAGGTTGCTATCTACGTTTAATACTCCTAAG AACCTACCAAAATTCGACCAGGACGTCCAAAATGCTATTGCCGCTTTCATACTGCACACTATACTGAACAATCAACAGTTTAGTCGCATAGGAGGTTATGACTCCAATTTTGTGGACTACTCTTTTGTAGATTTTGAATTAGACTCCCTATCCCATAGTATAAAGGATTTTCTATTAAACACTTGTCTTCTAGATAATGAATCTCTCTTTATCTTATCAGAATTAATAAATGATAATATTTAA
- a CDS encoding chaperonin containing t-complex protein 1, theta subunit, putative (encoded by transcript BEWA_043560A) has product MFTHKFGAKALLRDGGRLFGPSDNAVLRNIEACATIADMLKTSLGPNSMKKLIVNHIDKKFVTSDCDTILSELDVQHPAAKVLVMAVQSLQQEFGDGTNTLMSFAGELLNNAAFLLQEGVHISDIRKGYEIAYNKFLELAQDEVVYTLESFYSKDEVYTAIRSSIDAKQISNSEEIGKLVAKAITMIMPPEKKKFDPENVRLVKIFGGSISQSSVLNGIVLMQDASGYVKKTDATKVMVLACGLEFSGPEAKGTVLINNAAELMNFTRGEENQMEDIIRRIKNKNVGCIIANGSVSEMALHFCNKYDILVLKVTSKFELRRLCRSLGATALIKLTEPHEDDLGIVESIRVTEISSKKTTVIHARDCRISTIILKGPTMGILDEIERAIDDGLACVNSAIKDPRFLPGGGAFEIEMARQLNKLSQTIPGLEKYAVAKFAESFECVPKILASNAGHDATLAITELYAGHDSGNKYACVNIDIGSIVANAKELSIFDHYACKLFTMKLVYESVATILSIDQIIMAKPAGGPKPKAPGPPDL; this is encoded by the exons ATGTTCACTCACAAATTTGGAGCAAAGGCGTTGTTACGCGATGGAGGAAGATTATTTGGACCCTCAGACAACGCTGTTCTGAGAAATATAGAAGCTTGTGCAACCATAGCTGATATGTTAAAAACTTCGCTAGGTCCAAACAGCATGAAAAAGCTCATTGTCAACCATATTGACAAGAAATTTGTAACATCTGACTGTGATACAATCCTATCGGAGTTAGACGTTCAACATCCAGCCGCAAAGGTTCTGGTCATGGCTGTACAAAGTTTGCAACAAGAGTTTGGCGATGGAACAAATACACTGATGTCTTTTGCTGGCGAATTACTTAATAAT GCTGCTTTCCTTCTACAAGAAGGTGTGCATATTTCCGATATACGCAAGGGTTACGAAATCGCCTACAATAAATTTCTGGAACTGGCACAAG ATGAGGTAGTTTATACCCTAGAAAGTTTTTATTCCAAGGATGAAGTATATACTGCCATCCGCTCTTCTATTGACGCTAAACAGATTTCAAACTCGGAAGAAATTGGAAAACTGGTTGCAAAGGCTATTACCATGATTATGCCACCAGAAAAAAAGAAATTTGATCCAGAAAATGTTAGACTGGTGAAAATATTTGGTGGATCAATATCACAATCTTCCGTACTAAATGGGATCGTGCTTATGCAAGATGCCTCCGGATACGTCAAAAAAACTGACGCTACAAAAGTTATGGTACTAGCATGCGGATTGGAATTTTCTGGTCCAGAAGCTAAAGGAACTGTCTTGATCAACAATGCTGCTGAGTTAATGAATTTTACCCGTGGAGAAGAAAACCAGATGGAAGACATTATAAGACgtataaaaaataaaaatgttgGTTGTATCATAGCAAACGGCTCAGTATCGGAAATGGCTCTGCACTTCTGCAACAAATACGATATTCTCGTATTAAAAGTTACGTCTAAATTTGAATTAAGGAGATTATGCAGATCTTTGGGAGCGACTGCTTTAATAAAGCTTACAGAACCACATGAGGATGATTTAGGTATTGTGGAATCTATTAGAGTCACTGAAATCTCATCTAAGAAAACTACTGTTATTCATGCTAGGGATTGTCGTATATCAACAATAATACTCAAGGGGCCAACAATGGGTATATTGGACGAAATAGAAAGGGCAATAGATGATGGATTAGCCTGTGTAAACTCAGCTATTAAGGATCCAAGATTCCTACCTGGTGGTGGAGCCTTTGAAATAGAGATGGCGAGGCAACTTAACAAACTATCACAAACAATCCCGGGACTGGAGAAGTATGCGGTCGCTAAATTCGCTGAATCATTCGAATGTGTACCAAAAATATTGGCTTCGAATGCAGGGCATGATGCTACGCTCGCTATCACGGAACTTTACGCTGGGCATGATTCCGGAAACAAATATGCGTGTGTAAACATTGATATAGGTTCTATAGTTGCAAATGCCAAGGAAttatccatttttgatCACTATGCCTGCAAATTATTCACAATGAAACTCGTATATGAGTCTGTTGCTACAATTCTCTCCATAGATCAGATAATAATGGCCAAACCCGCCGGAGGCCCCAAACCAAAAGCTCCGGGTCCTCCTGACCTGTAG